A window from Erythrolamprus reginae isolate rEryReg1 chromosome 11, rEryReg1.hap1, whole genome shotgun sequence encodes these proteins:
- the ZFP36 gene encoding mRNA decay activator protein ZFP36, with the protein MSSMLDVRNLYQNLLNLSLSEELDAPTFSCNRSASSSEAALTGSGDSALWPLRSPWSPKGDPPRRPDRSVSLIEGKAPALPPPPPPGFPPLKQSAPPTPSSRYKTELCRTFSESGRCKYGAKCQFAHGSSELRSVSRHPKYKTELCHKFYLHGECPYGSRCHFIHFPEEAQAFGSHGGGPSPHLLRQSFSFSGMPTARRTSPLPGLPDPAFFARAPSTSPPPASTDLLSPGPFKHLSLDPLSLVFGDSTVVTPTGGCCSCRCGKGASSLQSPQDYFSAAPGTPPSALPRTPSANSLSDPDCYSSSSSLSGSDSPVFDQHLVGGPAGASHRLPIFNRLSVSE; encoded by the exons ATGAGCTCCATGCTGGACGTGCGGAACCTCTACCAG AACCTGCTCAACCTCTCGCTGAGCGAAGAGCTGGACGCGCCCACCTTCTCCTGCAACCGCTCGGCCAGCTCCTCGGAGGCAGCGCTGACAGGCAGCGGGGACTCAGCGCTGTGGCCCCTGCGCAGCCCCTGGAGCCCCAAGGGCGATCCGCCACGCCGCCCGGACCGCTCGGTCAGCCTGATCGAAGGCAAGGCCCCCGCGCTGCCGCCGCCCCCACCACCGGGCTTCCCGCCCCTCAAGCAGTCGGCCCCGCCCACCCCCTCCTCGCGCTACAAGACGGAGCTGTGCCGCACCTTCAGCGAGAGCGGGCGCTGCAAGTACGGCGCCAAGTGCCAGTTCGCCCACGGCTCGTCCGAGCTGCGTTCCGTCAGCCGCCACCCCAAGTACAAGACGGAGCTGTGCCACAAGTTCTACCTGCACGGCGAGTGCCCCTACGGCTCCCGCTGCCACTTCATCCACTTCCCGGAGGAGGCCCAGGCCTTCGGCAGCCACGGCGGGGGGCCCTCCCCACACCTCCTGCGCCAGAGCTTCAGCTTCTCCGGCATGCCCACCGCCCGCCGCACCTCCCCGCTGCCCGGCCTGCCTGACCCGGCCTTCTTTGCCCGGGCCCCTTCCACCTCGCCTCCGCCCGCCTCCACCGACCTCCTCTCCCCGGGGCCCTTCAAGCACCTGAGCCTGGACCCACTCTCGCTGGTCTTCGGGGACTCGACGGTGGTGACCCCCACCGGGGGCTGCTGCTCCTGCCGCTGCGGGAAGGGAGCCAGCTCGCTCCAGAGCCCCCAGGACTACTTCTCGGCCGCCCCCGGCACCCCTCCCTCGGCCCTGCCCCGGACCCCCTCCGCCAACTCCCTCTCGGACCCCGACTGCTACAGCAGCTCCAGCAGCCTCAGCGGCTCCGACTCCCCCGTTTTCGACCAGCACCTCGTCGGCGGGCCGGCGGGGGCCTCTCACCGCCTGCCCATCTTCAACCGGCTTTCCGTCTCGGAATGA